Within Chthonomonadales bacterium, the genomic segment CGCGCGCGCGGGCTCTCGGGTGTGGCCACGCGCTCTTGAACGCCACCGGCGAACGAATGTACCGCCAGTTGGGGTTTCGGCGCATCGGGCGCGGGTGGACCTGGTGGCTCGACGTGGCGCGACTGGCGCAACGGCAGCCCTCCGCCGGGCGCGTGGCGCTGGCGGAGGCCGTGTGGCGGGGCGACACCGCCGCGCTCGCGGCCCTCGCGCCGGGCCAGCCGACCGCCGTCCTGGACGAACCGCTGCCCTGCGAGATGACACTGATGGCGCTCGCCGCGCACGCTGGCCGACCCGGCGCGGCCGAATGGCTTGCCGAGCAGGGCGCAACCCTCGACGTGGTGTCCGCCTGGGACCTGGGCTGGCGCGAGCGCGTGCCGGCCCTTCTGGCCGCGCGCCCGGAGCTCGCCGATCGGCGCAGTGGGGAGGGCGGTCTCACGCCCCTGCACGTGGCCGTCGAGCGCGGCGACGCCGACCTCGCCCGCGCGGTGCTCGCCGCCGGCCCGGACCTCGCCGCCGAAGACCCGCGCTTCCATGCCACCGCGCTCGGCTGGGCGCGCCACCTGGGGCGCGCCGACATCGCGCGCTTGATCGAGGAGCACGCCTGACGGCGGGGCCAGGTGGCGCGGGAGACGGTCACGCGGCAACCCCCCTCGCGCCACCCTGCCTGCCAGCGCCTCCCGCGGCGTGTAAGGCGGGCCGCGGGCCCCAGCCCGATCAGGGTAGAGACAGCACGCGCTTCCGCCGACAATCCAGGTGTCCGTCTCACGGCTCGGCCAGGCGACACCACATGGATCGCTCGTGACACCGAAGCGTGCCGGGTGCAAGGCCCGACGGCGCTCACCCGGCGGACCCGGAATGATCGGGGCATGGAAGCATGGCGACTAGAGAACCCCTTCGACGTATGCTAGACGGCGACCTGGTGCTCCCGATGCCCGCGCAGCCGGGCCCGCTTGATGACGCTGCGCTCGCTGGCGCGTTCAAGGCTGGCGGGCCGCCCGCGCTCGGCGACGTGGAGCGCCTGTTCAACGCGTATCTCTCCGAGCGAGAGCCCGCGCGCGCGGCGGCCCTCCTTCGCATTGCAGCCGCCGCCGGCCTCGACGTCGCGTGGCTCCGCGCCCTGCTTGCGCGCATGCTCCTGGCCTCCGGCGCCTGCGGCGCGCCGCGTGGCGGCCTGGTGGCCAGCCTCCGTGCTCGGGGGACGGACGGCGCCTGGTCGGCGCTAGCGCGCGCCGAGCTGGCGCTCGCCCCGTTCCCCCTCGCGCCCGCGGAGGGCCAGTGGCTTGTGTGCCGGCAGGTCGCCGCATCCGACGGCGCGGAGGGCGGCCTGGCCCTTGTGCTGAACGGCATCGCGCCGAGCCGCCGGCCGGTGCTCGAGCCCGACGAGCGCAGGCAGGACGCGCGGCTCCCGCAGCATCTGGCCGCCGCCTGCACCTTCGCGGCCGACGACGACAGCTCGCTCACGGTGCGTGGCGAGGTGGTGGACGTGTCCGACACGGGGCTCCGCGTGCGCATCGACAACCGCTTCGGCTCCCTGGAGCCGGACCGCCAGCCCGGCCAACGCATGCAGATTGAGATTCCGGACCCGCAGGGGGGCGCGCAGTTGACGCTTGCCGGCGAGGTGCGATGGTGCCGGCCCGAGCGGGCCGGGCGCAAGCGAGTTGTCATGGTCGGGGTGCAATGCGAGGACGCCCACCAGCCGGGCCTGGCGGCGCTGGCCGGCCTCGTGGCCCAGGGAAAGGGTGACCAGCGATTCCTATGGAACCTGTGGGAAGCGTTCGTGACGAGCCGCTAGGCGGCGCGCTCCCTTCGGGGATGTGGTCGGTCGGCGGAGGCAAGGGCGGGGTCGGCAAGAGCATCGTGGCTGCGTCGCTCGCCTACTGGCTCGGCCAGGCCAAGCACCGCGTCGTGCTGGTCGACGGCGACCTGGGAGGCGCGAACCTGCACACGCTGCTGGGCATCCGTGTGCCGAGGCTGACGCTGGAGGACTACCTGCTGCATCGCGTGGAGGACCTGGAGGACGCGCTGCTGGAGACGCCCTTCGAGGGCGTGCGGCTGCTCGCCGGCGGCTACGACGTGGCCTCCCTGGCGAACCCCAACTACGGCCAGAAGGCGCGCGTGCTCCGCGCCCTGAACCGCCTGCGGGCCGACCACATCCTGGTAGATCTGGGCGCGGGTACCAGCCTGAACGTGCTCGACTTCTTCCTGGCCAGCCCGCACAGGCTCGTGGTGATGGCGCCGCAGCCCACTTCCATCCAGAACGCCTACGGCTTCATCAAGGCAGCTCTCTATCGGCAGCTCGCGCGCATCGTCGCAAAGGTGCCCGAGGCCGCCGCCGTGCTTGGCGGTGCGCGCGGCGAGGGTGGGCCCACGCGGACGGCGCCCGAGCTGATCGCCGAGATGGCGCGGCGCGCGCCCGATCTTGGCGACCGTCTGGCGGCGGTATTGCCGGGGTTCCGCGTGCGCCTCGTCGTCAACATGACCCACAACCTGCACGACGCGCAGACGGCCGAGGTCGTGGGCGGCGTGTGTCAGCGCTACCTGGGCATCGCGGTCGACGCGCTCGGCGCGATCCCGGTCGACGCGGCCGTCGAGCGCTGGGCGGCCACGATGGACCCGGCCTGCTTCCTTCGGCCCGGCGTCGACGGGGCCCGGCGCGGCGCCTACGACATCGCCGCTCGGATGGCCGCGCCGCCCGCGAAGGCCGCTTGACCCCCTCCGCCTCGTAGTGCCGCCGCGCGGGGGGCGGGAGGGCGTGGCGACCCCCGCGCGCGTCCCTCCCGCCCCCCGCACGGGACCTCGCCCCCTCCAGCACGAAGAAGCCCTCCGCGGCGCCGCGGGCCGATGCGCCGCGATCGCCCTTGCATCCGGGGCGGTTGGGCGCTATGATGGGGATGGGAAGCCCGGCCCATGCGCCCGCCCGAGGGGGCCGTCGTCCACGGGTCTGGCGAGCGTGGGACCATCGGGCCGCCGGAGACTCCCGAGAGCGCGCCAACCGCTCCCTCATTCCCGCGGACGTCAGTCCATCCGCGGCGCTTGTCGGCTGGCGCCGCGGTCGCGCCGCGACAAGGAAAGGATCAGCGCGTGAGCATCCCGCCTGACTATACCGAGCGCGTCTACGCGGGCGTGCTCGGCAAGATCATTGGCGTCTACCTTGGCCGCCCCTTCGAGGGCTGGTTGCACGACCGAATCCTGGAGGATCTCGGCGAGGTGGAGTACTACGTCCACGAGCGGCTGAACGTCCCGCTCGTGGTGACCGACGACGACATCTCGGGCACCTTCACGTTTGTGCGCGCGCTGGAGGACTACGGCGCGGGCCACGCCGTCACTCCCGAGCAGATCGGGCGCACCTGGCTGAACTACCTCATCGAGAAACGCACCATCCTCTGGTGGGGCGGGATGGGCACCTCCACGGAGCACACGGCCTACCTGCGCCTCAAGCACGGCGTTCCGGCCCCGGTCAGCGGCTCCGCCGCGCTGAATGGGCAGGTCGTCGCCGAGCAGATCGGCGCGCAGATCTTCATCGACGGCTGGGGGATGGTCTGCCCGGGCGACCCGCGCCGCGCCGCGGACCTCGCGCGCAAGGCTGCCAGCGTCAGCCACGATGGCGAGGCCATCCACGGCGCGCAGGTCGTGGCCGCGTTGGTGGCCCAGGCGTTCGTTGAGACGCGCATCGACGCGCTGCTGGACGCCGCGGTGAGCGTCATCCCGGCCGACTGCCTGATCCGCCGGCTGGTGGACGATCTGCGCGCCTGGCGGGCGGAGGAGAGCGACTGGAGAGCCAACTTCCGCAAGCTCTCCGCGCGCTACGGATACGACCGCTTCGGCGGCGGATGCCACATGGTCCCCAACCACGGCCTGGTCATACTGAGCCTGCTTCACGGCGACGGGGACTTTCAGAAGTCGCTGATGATCGTCAACACCTGCGGGTGGGACACCGACTGCAACAGCGGCAACGTGGGCTGCATCATGGGCATCCGCAACGGACTCGCGGGCATCGCGGCCGGACCGGACTGGCGCGGCCCGGTGGCCGACCGCATGTACCTGCCGACGGCCGACGGCGGCCGGTGTGTGACCGACGCAGTCCGCGAGAGTCTGACGATCGCGAACATGGGCCGGGCGCTGGCCGGCGAGGCGCCGTCCGCGCCGAAGGGCGGGCGCCGCTACCACTTCGAGCTGCTCGGCTCCGTGCAGGGCTTCGTGCCCGAGGAGAGCGTGGAGGCGCGGGGCACCGTGTGGGTGGCGAACGTGGCGGGGCACAGCGCGGCCGGCTCCCGCAGCCTGGCGCTGCACTGCCACGGGCTGGCCTCCGGGCGTGCCGCCCGCGTGGCGACGGGCACCTTCGTTCCGCCCGACGCGGCGCGCATGCCGGGCTATGCCCTGCTGGCTTCGCCGACCCTCTACTCCGGCCAGCAAGTCAGCGCCGCGCTGAGCGCCGACGAGGGCAACGAGGACGCGCTCGCGTGCCGGCTCTACGTGCGGGTCTACGACGCCGACGGCGCCCTGGAGCACGTGAACGGGCCTGTCGCCTCGCTCGAGGCGGGCCGGTCGCACGCCTACTCCTGGCGCGTGCCGGACACCGGGGGCAGGCCCGTGGCCGAGGTCGGCATGCAGGTGACGGGCGCGGGCGGCGCCAGCGGCACGCTCTACCTTGACTGGCTCGACTGGGGCGGCGCTCCCGAGGCCCTTCTCACGGCCGACGCGGGCCCGATGGCGCGGCAGGCCTGGGTCGACGGAGTCGACCGCTGCGACGCGTGGGGAGGCGTCTACCATCTTGGGCAGGACGAGGGACGTGGCCTTCTGTTTCAGGGCACGCGGGAGTGGGCCGACTACCGCGCCGAGGCGACCCTCTCGGCACACCTCGCCACGTCCTTCGGGCTGGCGATCCGGGCGCAGGGCATGCGCCGCTACTACGCGCTCCTCGTGGGCCGCGACGGCCAGGCGCGTCTCGTGAGGGCGCTGGATGGCGAACAGGTGCTCGCCTCGGCGCCGATCGCGTTCGAGCTCGACCGTGCCTATCGTGTCGCGCTGACCGCCGAGGGAGCCCGCCTGCGCGCCACCATCGACGACGTCGTGTTGGAGGCCGAGGACGCCTCCCTTGCCGGCGGCGCCGTGGCCATCGTGTGTGAGGAGGGGCGCGTCACGGCGCGCGACGTGCGCGTCGCCCCGCCCTGAGCCCGCGAGCGGCCGTGAGCAGGCGCCGAAGGGAAGCCACCGCGCGCGGCGTCGTCCTGACGATGGGAGTAGGGCAGCACCATTCCTGCCGGCCTGCGCGCTCACCGAGGACCACGTGACCGATGGCGAGTTGGTTGCCCGCGCGGTCGATGGCGATCCCGGGGCATACGACGATCTGTTCCGTCGCCATTACGCCAGGGTCTACAACCTGGCCCTGCGGCTCGACGGCAACCACGCGAACGCGGAGGACATCGCGCAGACGGCGTTCCTGCGCGCGCACGGCAGCCTGGGCCGGCTGCGCGATGGCCAGGCCTTTCTGAAGTTCGTCTATCGTATCGCGGTGAACCTGGTGCGCGACCGGGCGAAGGCCGCCCGGCGCCGACCGCTGGCGCTCTTCGGCGACCTGTGGCGGCCGGGCCGGCAGTCCGCGGACGAGGGCGGCGGCGAGGACCCGCGCCTCGCGGATGTGGAGGCCGACCCGGCGCGGCGGACGGTGGAGTTGGAGCGCGACCGCGCGCTGCTCGCGGCGATCGCCGCGCTGTCGCTCGACCAGCGCGAGGTTGTGGTCCTGCACCATCTCGAGGGGCTGGGTGTGCGGCAGATCGCGGAGACGCTGGGCGTGCGCGAGGGCACCGTCTTCTCGCGATTGGGGCGCGCGCGGCAGCGGCTGCGCGAGGCGCTCCGGGGCTGGTTCGAGGCGGAGGAGGAGACGTGAGCGAGAGAGACTGCGCCCGGGTTCGGAACCGCATCGCGGGCTACCGCGAGGGCTGGCTCGGCGGCCGCGAGCGCGCGCGCATCGAGCGGCACCTGAGCGGGTGCTCGAGCTGCGCGCGCGAGGCGCGGCGGGACGCGGCGCTCTCGGCCGCGCTGGGCGCCGTGTCGGCGGCTGCCGCCCCGCCAGCCGTCTGGCGGGCACCCGTCGCGCCCCGGCCGCTCCCCGCGCGGCTCCGCCCGGCCTGGGTGCTGGCGAGCGGCCTGCTGGCCGTGCTGCTCGGGTGGGCAGCCTGGACGGGCCTCGCCGGGTGGGGCGGCTCGCCGGCGCCGGGCGAGGCGCCAGCCCCGGCCGTGGTCGCGGCCCGCGACGAGCAGCCTTTCCTCGCCGCGCACGCGCTCGCCTCCATGGGCGACGTGTCTCTGGACCCGAATCGTGCCGTGGTGCTCTACGCCCTCCAGACCGACCCGGAGCGCAGCCCATGACGCGGCGGCGATCGGCGCTGGTGGTGGCTGGCGCTCTCGCGGCGCTCCCGGTTGCCGCGTCCGCCGCGGGCGCCGCCGACGCGCGGGCCCTGCTGACGCAGGCGTTCGCCGGGCCCACGCGGCCCTTCGGCGGCGAGCAGGTGTCCGTGGTGGCCGTCGAATCCGGGAGCGTACGTTCGGTCGTCCACTTCCACTCGGATGGCAAGGGGCGCGTGCGCCGCGAGTATCGCAGCGGCCCGGCCGAGGGAGTGGTCCTGCTGGAGGCCGGCCGCGCTGTCTGGCAATACGCGCCCGGCGTCGGCTGGAGTCGCCTGCCGGACACCGCGGCGGCGAACGCGGCGGCCGCGGCCGCGATGACGCTCGCCAACTACAACGTGACGGTCGCCTCCCCCGCGAAGCTGCTCGGCCTGCGCGTCTATCCGGTGCGTATAGCCGCGCGCCGCGCGTTCGACCCCTCGCGCCGTCTCTGGCTGGACCCCACCACCGGCGTCCTGCTCAGGGACGAGCTCTACGCGCCTGACGGTCGGCTGCGG encodes:
- a CDS encoding PilZ domain-containing protein produces the protein MLDGDLVLPMPAQPGPLDDAALAGAFKAGGPPALGDVERLFNAYLSEREPARAAALLRIAAAAGLDVAWLRALLARMLLASGACGAPRGGLVASLRARGTDGAWSALARAELALAPFPLAPAEGQWLVCRQVAASDGAEGGLALVLNGIAPSRRPVLEPDERRQDARLPQHLAAACTFAADDDSSLTVRGEVVDVSDTGLRVRIDNRFGSLEPDRQPGQRMQIEIPDPQGGAQLTLAGEVRWCRPERAGRKRVVMVGVQCEDAHQPGLAALAGLVAQGKGDQRFLWNLWEAFVTSR
- a CDS encoding P-loop NTPase, which translates into the protein MGSVRDEPLGGALPSGMWSVGGGKGGVGKSIVAASLAYWLGQAKHRVVLVDGDLGGANLHTLLGIRVPRLTLEDYLLHRVEDLEDALLETPFEGVRLLAGGYDVASLANPNYGQKARVLRALNRLRADHILVDLGAGTSLNVLDFFLASPHRLVVMAPQPTSIQNAYGFIKAALYRQLARIVAKVPEAAAVLGGARGEGGPTRTAPELIAEMARRAPDLGDRLAAVLPGFRVRLVVNMTHNLHDAQTAEVVGGVCQRYLGIAVDALGAIPVDAAVERWAATMDPACFLRPGVDGARRGAYDIAARMAAPPAKAA
- a CDS encoding ADP-ribosylglycohydrolase family protein — translated: MSIPPDYTERVYAGVLGKIIGVYLGRPFEGWLHDRILEDLGEVEYYVHERLNVPLVVTDDDISGTFTFVRALEDYGAGHAVTPEQIGRTWLNYLIEKRTILWWGGMGTSTEHTAYLRLKHGVPAPVSGSAALNGQVVAEQIGAQIFIDGWGMVCPGDPRRAADLARKAASVSHDGEAIHGAQVVAALVAQAFVETRIDALLDAAVSVIPADCLIRRLVDDLRAWRAEESDWRANFRKLSARYGYDRFGGGCHMVPNHGLVILSLLHGDGDFQKSLMIVNTCGWDTDCNSGNVGCIMGIRNGLAGIAAGPDWRGPVADRMYLPTADGGRCVTDAVRESLTIANMGRALAGEAPSAPKGGRRYHFELLGSVQGFVPEESVEARGTVWVANVAGHSAAGSRSLALHCHGLASGRAARVATGTFVPPDAARMPGYALLASPTLYSGQQVSAALSADEGNEDALACRLYVRVYDADGALEHVNGPVASLEAGRSHAYSWRVPDTGGRPVAEVGMQVTGAGGASGTLYLDWLDWGGAPEALLTADAGPMARQAWVDGVDRCDAWGGVYHLGQDEGRGLLFQGTREWADYRAEATLSAHLATSFGLAIRAQGMRRYYALLVGRDGQARLVRALDGEQVLASAPIAFELDRAYRVALTAEGARLRATIDDVVLEAEDASLAGGAVAIVCEEGRVTARDVRVAPP
- a CDS encoding RNA polymerase sigma factor — translated: MTDGELVARAVDGDPGAYDDLFRRHYARVYNLALRLDGNHANAEDIAQTAFLRAHGSLGRLRDGQAFLKFVYRIAVNLVRDRAKAARRRPLALFGDLWRPGRQSADEGGGEDPRLADVEADPARRTVELERDRALLAAIAALSLDQREVVVLHHLEGLGVRQIAETLGVREGTVFSRLGRARQRLREALRGWFEAEEET
- a CDS encoding zf-HC2 domain-containing protein, translating into MSERDCARVRNRIAGYREGWLGGRERARIERHLSGCSSCAREARRDAALSAALGAVSAAAAPPAVWRAPVAPRPLPARLRPAWVLASGLLAVLLGWAAWTGLAGWGGSPAPGEAPAPAVVAARDEQPFLAAHALASMGDVSLDPNRAVVLYALQTDPERSP